The genomic segment AGAAAATACCAAACAAATAACCGCTCAAGAATATTACGCCACCATAGCCGGTACTTATCCGGTAGGAGAAGAATTCCTGCACGATGCCACTTATGTGAAACTACGTGAACTTTCTATCGGCTATACCCTGCCACAAGTCTGGTTCAGGAACACTCCGATAACCAATGTTAAAGTATCTGTTGTAGGACGCGACCTGTTCAACATCTATAAAGCTGCTCCCGTAAATGCAGAGTTTGCACAAAACAGCCAAGATGTATTCCAAGCATTCGAGCTTGCAGCTCTTCCGTCAACAAGAACTATCGGTTTCTCGCTTAATGTAAAATTCTAAAAAAGACATCATTATGAAATTACATAAAATTCTAATCGCACTATTTTCTGCAGCCGTCATCAGCAGTTGTACAAATGGATTCGAAGATATGAACAGGGATCCATTGGCCGTTAATGAAATATCTCCCGATTTATCATTGCCCAATATGCAATATCATGGTTTCCACATAGTATACGGAGACTATCAAAGAGCAGCCTTGCTCTATTCATTCCTGTATTGCCAATACATGTCCAATACAAGTTCTTCTTTTACATCAGGCAATTATGTCTATAATACCTCATGGGCAGAACGTGGACTATGGACTCCCTACTATCGACAAATGGTAAAGAGAATCCGGGAAATAGAACCTACTCTGGAAAATCATCCGGAATACGACGACATGTATCAGATTATGCGCATAAATTTAGCTATCAGCACCATACGTATGACCGACACATTCGGCGATATTCCTTATTTCAAAGCAGGAAGAGGTGAAACACTGATTCCATACGACAGCCAGAAAGACATCTATTACGACGTGTTCAAGGAACTGACTGAAGCGGTTGACGAACTAAAACAGCAAAAGAGCAATCAATTGAAATATTCCACCGAAGATTTGATCTATCAAGGTGACGTAGACAAGTGGATAAAGCTTGCTAATTCATTGCGCCTGCGTGCTGCTATACGTCTTTCTTTTATCGATCCGGAAAAGGCAAAAGCAGAAGGAGAACTTGCCTTGAAAGAAATGCTTTTGGCATCCAATGCCGATAACGCAGGAGTAACGCCTCCCCAACCCAATGTTTGGGCAAACCCATTGCTCCGCAGCTTGGTGGTAGATGAAGCCAGAGCCAGCAAAACAATGGTAGATATATTACAAGGCTATGGTTCAGTACCT from the Bacteroides eggerthii genome contains:
- a CDS encoding SusD/RagB family nutrient-binding outer membrane lipoprotein yields the protein MKLHKILIALFSAAVISSCTNGFEDMNRDPLAVNEISPDLSLPNMQYHGFHIVYGDYQRAALLYSFLYCQYMSNTSSSFTSGNYVYNTSWAERGLWTPYYRQMVKRIREIEPTLENHPEYDDMYQIMRINLAISTIRMTDTFGDIPYFKAGRGETLIPYDSQKDIYYDVFKELTEAVDELKQQKSNQLKYSTEDLIYQGDVDKWIKLANSLRLRAAIRLSFIDPEKAKAEGELALKEMLLASNADNAGVTPPQPNVWANPLLRSLVVDEARASKTMVDILQGYGSVPDPRLTLILSKSQAWVQGKDGAEEWKGVPNGLPVTELSLPEYDNNHNSCIWGYMWGYDWNSAEKGDNISKPKTDADFTPLGLMNYSEVCFLKAEAALRGWQGAGDAKTNYENGIRASFEEMRANAPKDSYSKSNDDKYISEGNVAWNNADSFEAKLEKIITQKWIGIYPNSEEAWAEFRRTGYPKLNPVKQSLEPTINPKNGEFIKKLRYVDNELSNNKEYATDPTLNGGQGDGLSVRVWWDTARYK